One Dethiobacter alkaliphilus AHT 1 DNA window includes the following coding sequences:
- the purD gene encoding phosphoribosylamine--glycine ligase, which yields MRVLIVGSGGREHVLAWKLLQSPQVQKVYCAPGNAGIAQIAECVPISVDNIEALVAFGLEHDIQLTVVGPEAPLTAGMVDAFTAAGLEAFGPSKEAAQLEGSKIFAKQIMEKYNIPTAESRTFTSADKALAYLAEKGAPIVVKADGLAAGKGVVVATTVEEAEDAVKRIMVDKEFGDAGARVIIEEFLQGEEVSVLAFTDGNTVVPMVSSQDHKAAYDGDTGPNTGGMGAYSPAPILTDQLLAEVEETVLRPTVDGLRQEGITFKGILYAGLMITAQGPKVLEFNVRFGDPECQVVLPRLKSDLSAIMLSVIHRCLHEETIEWYDNHTACVVMASGGYPGKYTKGKEIKGLDDAATLDDVYVYHAGTAEKGKKIVTAGGRVLGVTAWGDTLPAALEKAYAAVDKITFDGAHYRKDIGQKALRRK from the coding sequence ATGCGTGTTTTGATTGTGGGCAGTGGCGGGCGCGAACATGTGCTGGCCTGGAAACTGCTGCAAAGCCCCCAGGTCCAAAAAGTATACTGTGCTCCCGGCAACGCGGGAATTGCCCAAATAGCAGAGTGTGTCCCTATTTCTGTAGATAATATTGAAGCTTTGGTAGCTTTTGGCCTGGAGCATGACATTCAATTGACGGTGGTTGGTCCGGAAGCACCGCTTACCGCGGGAATGGTGGATGCTTTTACTGCAGCGGGTCTGGAAGCCTTCGGTCCCAGCAAAGAAGCGGCCCAACTGGAAGGCAGTAAAATCTTTGCCAAGCAGATTATGGAGAAATATAATATTCCCACCGCCGAGAGCCGTACCTTTACTTCCGCTGACAAAGCCCTGGCCTATCTGGCAGAAAAGGGCGCCCCCATTGTAGTTAAAGCCGACGGTCTGGCTGCCGGCAAAGGTGTGGTGGTGGCCACCACAGTAGAGGAAGCAGAAGATGCGGTGAAGCGGATAATGGTGGACAAGGAGTTTGGAGATGCCGGAGCCCGGGTCATTATCGAGGAGTTTCTTCAGGGGGAGGAAGTCTCGGTACTGGCCTTTACCGACGGAAACACCGTTGTCCCCATGGTTTCTTCCCAGGATCACAAAGCAGCTTACGACGGTGATACCGGCCCCAATACAGGAGGCATGGGAGCTTATTCACCGGCTCCAATCCTGACAGACCAGCTTCTTGCTGAAGTGGAAGAAACAGTACTGCGTCCCACGGTGGACGGCCTGCGGCAGGAAGGAATAACCTTCAAAGGCATCCTTTACGCCGGGTTGATGATAACGGCCCAGGGCCCCAAGGTGCTGGAGTTTAATGTGCGCTTTGGTGACCCGGAATGCCAGGTGGTTCTGCCCCGGTTGAAAAGCGACCTCTCTGCCATTATGCTGTCGGTAATTCACCGCTGTCTGCACGAAGAGACCATTGAGTGGTATGATAATCATACCGCCTGTGTGGTGATGGCCTCCGGCGGCTACCCGGGTAAGTACACTAAGGGTAAGGAAATCAAAGGGCTAGATGACGCTGCAACCCTGGATGACGTTTACGTCTACCATGCCGGTACTGCAGAAAAAGGCAAAAAAATTGTCACCGCCGGCGGACGGGTGCTGGGCGTAACCGCCTGGGGAGATACACTCCCCGCTGCCTTGGAGAAGGCCTATGCCGCCGTAGATAAAATAACTTTTGACGGAGCACATTACCGTAAGGATATCGGTCAGAAGGCTCTGAGAAGAAAATAA